Proteins from a single region of Phycisphaerae bacterium:
- a CDS encoding peptidyl-prolyl cis-trans isomerase, which produces MPMNFHAPLFIDRQSHWVVRSAGVAISVAASSCLLLAISCASNDSISNRSSNSPPTVSERLAAAGASNNQADGVEAQPTQPAPAARPLATVNGEPIAWSEFMRILIDSHGLPLFQLMLVREVAAQEARRLGITITKEDIDREYDITAHAEHMNGKDVESLTPARRERIIDEWTRSRGVSRSELAVAMERQAILRKVAEERLAEKEVTDEQIERAYQREFGEKVEVRHIQFSNQRVAAQIRARLDQGESFERLVADYSQNVLTKINQGLMPPFSAVADLDDVPAVLVKAAFELQPGDVSNPIEVDGYLHILKLERRIPAVETPLEEVRPTLVRRIRQRMIEAKMEEIGRRLLLAAQLKVLEPNLRDRYDDDQRAGRIEGPPLIGQ; this is translated from the coding sequence ATGCCTATGAACTTCCATGCCCCCCTGTTCATTGATCGTCAGTCGCACTGGGTCGTGCGATCGGCAGGCGTCGCAATCTCGGTGGCGGCCTCGAGCTGTCTTCTCCTGGCGATATCGTGCGCATCAAACGATTCAATCTCGAATCGCTCGTCAAATTCACCACCGACCGTCAGCGAGCGACTTGCCGCCGCCGGAGCTTCGAACAATCAAGCCGACGGCGTCGAAGCCCAGCCGACTCAACCCGCGCCGGCCGCGCGTCCCCTGGCCACCGTCAACGGCGAACCCATTGCGTGGTCGGAGTTCATGCGAATTCTGATCGATTCGCATGGCCTCCCGCTGTTTCAATTGATGCTCGTGCGCGAAGTGGCCGCGCAGGAGGCGCGCCGACTGGGAATCACCATCACGAAGGAAGACATCGACCGCGAATACGACATCACCGCGCACGCCGAACACATGAACGGCAAGGATGTCGAATCACTGACGCCGGCTCGGCGCGAGAGGATTATCGACGAGTGGACGCGCAGTCGCGGCGTGTCGCGGTCTGAACTGGCGGTCGCGATGGAGCGGCAGGCGATCCTGCGAAAAGTGGCCGAAGAGCGCCTGGCGGAAAAAGAGGTCACCGACGAGCAGATCGAACGCGCGTATCAGAGGGAGTTCGGCGAAAAGGTCGAGGTCCGCCACATCCAGTTCAGCAATCAGAGAGTGGCCGCTCAGATTCGTGCACGCCTCGATCAGGGAGAATCATTCGAGCGGCTTGTCGCCGACTACAGTCAGAATGTGCTGACAAAGATCAATCAGGGGTTGATGCCGCCGTTCTCGGCCGTCGCGGACCTGGACGATGTACCGGCCGTGCTTGTGAAGGCCGCCTTCGAGCTTCAGCCCGGCGACGTGTCGAATCCGATAGAGGTCGATGGCTACCTTCATATTCTTAAGCTGGAGCGGCGAATCCCCGCGGTCGAAACGCCGCTCGAGGAGGTCAGGCCGACCCTCGTGAGGCGGATTCGGCAGCGGATGATTGAGGCGAAAATGGAGGAAATCGGCCGGCGACTTCTGCTTGCCGCGCAGTTGAAGGTCCTCGAGCCGAACCTGAGGGACCGTTACGACGACGACCAGCGGGCGGGCCGAATCGAAGGTCCCCCGCTCATCGGGCAGTGA